The region TTCTGGTGATTTAAAGGCCAATGCAATGGGAAGCAATACCGGAATAAATATTACCAGCACCAATGCGCCGAAAAGCCCCCCCAGCAGGGATGACATCAAGCCGGCGCCCAATGCGCGTCCGCCCCTGCCCTGCTGCGTCATGGGGAACCCATCGATAATGGTGGCGGCATTGGGTTCCGTGCCGGGGATGCCGAGCAATATGGCGCTGATGGACCCTCCGGTTGTGACGATTGCGTGGCTTGAGAGCAGAAAGACAAGGGCTGAATTCGGGTCCATTTCATAGATCAACGGCAGCATCAGGGTCAGCGCGACCAGGCCGCTGAGCCCGGGGATGATGCCAAAAACAAATCCGATGGCAATCCCGGTCAGCATTAATGTAAAGTTGTAAAAAGAGAATAAGCCGAAAAGGCTTTCAACAATCAGGTGGAGTTGATCGAGCATGGCGGCCCCTTCTGTTTATGCTGACACTCTATGCTATACTTCTACATCCAGTCTGAAATGGGTCTGAAACAGCAGGCTTCGCCGCATCATTGATATTTTTTCAGGGCGATATCCCTGAACTCCGCAATTTGCTGATCCGACAGCTTCCCGACTTTCTTTTTGATAAGCGCTTCCATCTCATCACCTGTCAACGGGTCGATCAGTCTTTTTTTCTTGGCGGCGATATCCAGCAGTTTTTGATCTTTAAGGCTCTTGGCAATCGCGGTCCTCAAAAAGGCGACCCGGTCTGCGGGCACGTTGGGCGAGGTGATCACTCCGCGTCGGAGCCGCTGCAGGTCTAAAAAGACAGCCAGGGGCCAGTCCCGCTCCTCAGGCGGGTTTGTCAGTTCGTAAAATGCGGGAGTCTCAGGAAACAATTTGGATCGTTCATTATCCACCGTCATATACGCCTTTACCAGGCCTCCTTTGGTAAACCCATAGGAGGTGTCCTCGGTGAGGCTGGTCATGTCGGTTTCAGCCTGCATGACGGACATCATGGCTTCTTTGCCGCCGCTGTATCCCAAAACAGTTGAGACTTTTTCAGGAGGTATATTCAGAGAATGAAAAAGGAGCTGAAGCGTCATACTGGTGGCATCGGTTTTGCCGGTGCCCGCGATTTTTATCTTGTCAGCCTTCATCAGGTCTTCCAGGGTGCGCAAAGGTGAATCCTTTGCGATCAGAATTACACGCCGGGACCAGGACAGACGACCCAGCCAGTTAAATTTACGAAAATCGTAGTCGACGCCTTTATCGTCAAGAATAGATGCGAGAATCAGCGAAGCCGAATCCGTTATCGATATAGTCAAGCCGTCGGGTTTTTTACTGTATAAATGATTATAGGCATAGGTTCCGCCTGCACCCGGCTGGTTTTTTACAACGATGGTGGCGTCTAAATATTTTCCCAGAAAAGGAGCCATCATCCGGGCAAACGCATCCGTTCCGCCACCCGGGTTATAGGGCACCATAAAGGTGACGACCTTGTCTTTATAGAACCCGGCGGCATCTTCACCAAATGCAATTGGCGTATTGCCGAAGTTGACTGTAAAAAGAACGGTCAAAGAAACGCACAGGGCCATAAGAATCATTTTTTTCATGACGTGTCTCCTTTCTTGATCTGTTGGGGGAAAAACGGCTGAAAAGATCATGGCTTTTTATCAACAGCCGATTATACCGGCTGCGTCACGGTATCGACCAACGCCGGTTTGCCTTCTTTTTTGATATACTGAATCGCTCTTCGCAGCGCAGCCTGAACCTGGCTGCCGTCTTCAAAAGGTCCTTCCGCATACCAATCA is a window of Desulfobacterales bacterium DNA encoding:
- a CDS encoding tripartite tricarboxylate transporter substrate binding protein, which translates into the protein MKKMILMALCVSLTVLFTVNFGNTPIAFGEDAAGFYKDKVVTFMVPYNPGGGTDAFARMMAPFLGKYLDATIVVKNQPGAGGTYAYNHLYSKKPDGLTISITDSASLILASILDDKGVDYDFRKFNWLGRLSWSRRVILIAKDSPLRTLEDLMKADKIKIAGTGKTDATSMTLQLLFHSLNIPPEKVSTVLGYSGGKEAMMSVMQAETDMTSLTEDTSYGFTKGGLVKAYMTVDNERSKLFPETPAFYELTNPPEERDWPLAVFLDLQRLRRGVITSPNVPADRVAFLRTAIAKSLKDQKLLDIAAKKKRLIDPLTGDEMEALIKKKVGKLSDQQIAEFRDIALKKYQ